The Treponema succinifaciens DSM 2489 region ACATCGCAATGAAGTTTTTCAAGCTGAACAATCTGCTCAAGAGAATTTACTCCGCCGGCAGCAACAACACGGCATTTTACAGAACCACGGAGCTGCTTTACCATATCCATATCCGTTCCCTGCATACAGCCTTCTTTTTCAACGCAAGTAAACAAAAGTTCGGATGCGTATTTTTCGGCTTCATGCGCACCTTCAATCAAAGAAATGTCCGCGGTTTCTGTCCAGCCTTTTACTGCAATTTTTCCGTTTATTGCATCCACGGAAATTATAATGCGCTGTTTTCCAATTGAAGAGGCAAGCTCGTCAAGGAATTCTGTGTTAAGAATTGAGCCGCCGTTTTTTCTATCAAGATTCCAAGCCGCAGAGCCAATTATAACTTTTTCAGCTCCAAGCGAAACAAGCTCTCGGGCTTTCTTTACAGTTCTGATTCCGCCGCCAACCCGGACATTTCCTCTGCGCAAAAGAGACTTTAAAAGATCCGTGTTCGCAGTGTTTCCTTTTTCATCAGTATTTCCCAAAGCCGCATCCAAATCTATAACTGCGACTTCGCCATATTTATTGAATTCTGAAATCAATGAGTCGGCATCATCACGCTGAAGAACAAGGTCTTTTCCGTTTTTCAGCTGAACAACATGACCGCCCTTTAAATCTATAGAAGAAATTACCATGCGCTGATTTTACCAAAAAAAAATGACTGTTACAATGATGAAAAAACAATGTTTCCGTTGAATAAAGTTTCCTTTATAAAGCCAAAGAGCTTTTTTCCTTCAAGCGGAGTGAATTTTCCTTTGCTTGCGAATTTCTGGCCGCGTACAGTCCACTGCCTTTCCAAGTCAACAAGAACAAGATTAGCTGCAAATCCTTCCTTTAAAAGTCCTTCGTTTTTTAAGCCAAGAATTCTTGCAGGGTTCGCGCTCATAAGCTCGGAAAGTTTTTTTAAACTCATGCCGTGTTCTTTTACGAGCATTGTATAGCAAGCCGAAAATGCGGTTTCAAGTCCGCTGAATCCAGGGCTGCCGTTTTTCTTGTCCAAGGCTGTATGAGGCGCGTGGTCAGTTGCAATGCAGTTTGCGCTTCCGTCTTTTAAAGCCTGAATCAAAGCAAGCCTGTCATTTTCTGAGCGAAGCGGCGGATTTACAATATTAAAAATGCCGGGAGCTTTTTCTCCGTTCATAAAAATATGATGCGGCGTAATTTCAAAAGTTACGTCAACTCCTTCTTGACGGGCTTTTTTTGCGGCCTCTACGCAAGCAGCAGTGCTCACATGGCAAAGATGAATATGGCAGCCGGCATCTTTTGCAAGCCTAAGATTTCTAAAAGTCGCAGTATCTTCCGCGCAGGCCAAAAGTGAATCGGCTTTTCTTAAATTATTTGCAGCTTCTTTTTTTTCAGCAGGCGAAATATTTTCTTTTGACAGAAGCTCCAATGCTGCTTTTCTAAACGGACGCGCGCTTTCTGCCAAAAAAGAATCTTCGCAATGACACGAAACAACAATTTTCTTTTTAGCGGCAATTTTCATCGCTTCAAGCATAACGGAACTGCTGCAAACTTCTTTTCCGTCTTCGCTTATGACTGGAACTTTTTTTTGATCAAGGGATTCAAGATGGCTTATAGTTTTTCCATCAAAATTTTTGGTAATTGAAACAGCCTGAATTGTCCTACACCGCCCGAATTCAAAAGCTTTTTTGTTATTAACTTCCGCCTGCTCCTGACTTGAAACAACAGGATTTGTGTTCGGCATAAGAACGCAAGTGGAAAAACCTCCGTCAGCCGCCGCAGAAGAGCCAGTTTCAATGTCTTCTTTTTGAGTAAGGCCAGGATCCCTAAAATGCGAGTGCATATCAATAAATGAAGGCAAAACGCAAAGTCCTTTTGCATCAAACTTAGAAACTGAATCGTCATTTAAAAGTTTTTTTAGAGAAGCCTTGTCTGGAAATGATTTAATTTTTCCATTAGCTAAAAGTACTGCGGCATTTTTTTTATCAGTATTGGCGTCAACAAGCCTTGCATTAAAAATCAAAACTGCATTTTGCATAGACCCATTATAAAATGAATCCATGCAAACTACAAGATTGAATGACATTAATCAGTTTATTATCCAATGCTGCGGAACTTTCTGTTGAAGTCCTCTATTTCTGCCCCGGAAATCGGCTTGGAATAATAGTAGCCCTGAATATAGTCGCAATGGAAAGTCTTAAGCTTTTCGTTCTGCCACTGATGCTCAACACCTTCAACAGTAAGCTTCATTGCAAGCGAATGGACAAGGCGAACGATGTTCTTTATAAAGTCGCCTTTTTCGTTTGAAAGATAATTGTCCACAAGCGACTTGTCGATTTTTACAACATTAATCGGCAGGAATGTAAGATAGCTAAGGGAAGAATATCCAGTTCCAAAGTCGTCCAAGGCAAGAGAAATTCCACGCTTTACAAATTCATTCAAAAGCTTTGAAACCGCTTCCTTGTTTGAAATAAACAGGCTTTCTGTAATTTCAATGCAGATAAGTTCCGGCGGAATATTATAACGCTTTAAAAGCTCTTCAAGGAAATCAACATAATGAACGTCCGAAACCTGGCTGTAGGAATAATTTATTGAAACTTTGTACAAAGGAATTCCGTGCTCGCGCCATTCCGCCATCTGCCTTACAACTTTTTCTGTAAGGATTCTGTCGATTTTTATAATCCGACCTGTTTCTTCTGCAATCGGAATAAACTGCGCCGGCGAAACTTTGGTGTTTTTTAGCCTCATAAGAGCTTCGTATCCGTGGATTTCTCCAGTTTCAACATCAATCTGCGGCTGATACGCAACCCAAATTCCGTCGTTTGCAATAGCGTCATCAAGAATTCTTGAAATACGGTTATTTTCAAATATGCGGTCTCGCATTTTTTCGTTAAAGAAAACCGACTTATTCTTTCCGGAATTCTTAGCACGGTAAAGCGCAATGTCCGCATTTTGAATCATTTTTTCCATTTCATCATCATTAGAATTCACAATTCCCAAGCTAGACTGAATATGGATATTGCTTTCAGCATAGTTAATCGGACTTTTTAAAATAGCTCTAAGTTCATGAATCTCTATTGAATCTTCATTCAGTTGCTTTTCAAGATAAAGCACAAGGAATTCATCTCCACCGAACCGCGAAACAAAAATATCTTTTCCGGCAGAATAAGATTTGAGCCTTGAAGCAATTGTCTTTAAAACAATATCGCCGCAAGCATGGGAATAAAAGTCGTTTATATTTTTAAAGTCGTCAATGTCAAAAAGAACAAGCGAAAAGTTTTTTCCGGATTTCTGAATATCATTGAACACAGCCTGAGTCTTGAATCTGTTAGGCAAATCTGTAAGCGAATCATGCCCAAGCATATATTCCATTTTTAAGTTTGAACGACGAAGCTCGTACGAATCTTTTACTTGCGAAATTATAAGAATCAAAGAAACCGCAATAAAAATAAAAAGCGAAACCGCGACTCCGATCATTCCAAATAAAACTCCGCGCCTGTTTTTTTGCATTTGATCATGAATATTTACAAACACAGAATCAAGAGGAAAAGCTGAAAGATTTAACTTGCGCTCTTCGATTATCTTGTAGTCAAAAATAAATTTTCCATCTTTTATTCTTTGGAACGGAATGTATTTTTCACCGTCAATAATATCAAGCACGATTTTTGCGGCGAGAGCACCGGCTTTTTCATAGTCAACCATTTTTCCGCCAAGAAAGCCGAATCCCACGCCATTCGCATTGTGGCTGAATACAGGTGCAGAAGTGTTATTTACAATAAAGTTCGCCTGTTCTTCCATGGAATATTTTATGCCGTCAGCATCTTTTGAAGCTCCCAAGTAAAACACAACAGTCTTGTCATCCAGCGCGGAAAGCTGTCTGGCAATCTGGCTTTTTGTAAATGCAGAAGCATCAATTCCAGAAAACTTAATATTTGGAATTTTTTCACTGGCATTTATGAATACATTGTAATTTTCATAACTAGCATCGCTTTTGTCATAAATTGCAACATAATGTTCTGCAGAAGGAAAAAGCTTTCTTGCAACTGAAATTGTATCCGCCAAAAATCTTGTTGTGCCGATTCCCCAGAAATTCTTTTTTTCATAAAGACGTTCCGCCCTTATGTTGCTTTCTATGCAAAAAAACACAATAGGAATTCCTGCAAAAAGAGAATCACTATTGCGCTCAACAAAGTTGCATGAATTACTTCCGCTTACAAGAACAGCGTCATATTTTGTTTCCTGCTGCAAAAACTTAACACGCTCCTTTAAGAATTCTGGAAGCTTTTTATCATAAAAATCATCAGGCTCAAAATATTCAACATCGACATTTATATTGTTCTTTAAGAAAACATTTCTTATTCCTTTTTTCTGAAGCTTAACAACATAAGAGTTCGGCATTGAGCTTAAAAAAAGAACATTCGCTCTTGGATTTTTTAACTTTGTATTTACAAGAGTTGAAGACAAACGGTTTCTATATAGAAAGAAACAAAGCGAAAGAACACTGCTCAAAAGAAGAAAAGACGCAATGCCCATCAGAATAGAAAAAAATCTTTTTTTTGCCATAACACTGCCTCCATAAAAAGCCAAATTAAAATCTCTCTTTAAGATAGCTTTTTAAGCCGCTTTTACGGTTTGGACAAACCCTAAATGAAAAACGGCAGTTAATGTTAAATTTTGCAATGCAAATTTGCAAACTGGTGGTTATAGGTAACTAAATTATACCCCAAAAAAATTATTTTTACAATATCCCCCCCCCCACGAATTTTTTTTAACAAAAACAGCTGAATTTTTACATTTTAAGGCAGAAATTTATAATAAAATCTTTATTAAGTCCGCTCTTCCAGCCTGAATCAATGCTTCTTTTACAAGCTGGGCATTTTCTTTTTTGTTAAACTGAAGCAAAGCGCGCTGAAGTCTTCGTTCGTGTCCGCCGCGGGCAACATAAACTTCTTTAAATTTTCCGTCTGATTTTTTTTCATGCGGATTCAGCCCTGTATAATACATGCAAGTTGCAAGGCTTCCCGGTGTTGGATAAAAATCCTGAACTTGATCTGGAACAAAGCCTGTTTTCTTTAAATAAAGAGCCGTTTCAATCGCTTCTGGAATTCCGGCTCCCGGATGCCCCGCAATATAATATGGAACTAGATACTGTTTAAGCCCAAGCTCTTTGTTTGCCTTTGCATATTCCGCAGAAAACTTTTCATAGACAGCATGAGTGCTTTTGCGCATAAGAGCAAGAACTTTGTCGCTAACGTGTTCGGGAGCAACTTTAAGCTGTCCGGAAACATGATGCTTGCAAAGCTCATACAAAAATGTCTTGTCTTTATCAAGCATAAGATAGTCAAACCGTATTCCGCTTCTTATAAAAACTTTTTTTACATTTGGAAGCGAACGAAGCTTTTTTAAAAGCTCTATATAATCTTTGTGGTCGGCTTTTACATTCTGACATGGAGAAACTCCAAGACAGTCGCGGTTTTTGCACGCTCCGTTTTTCTTCTGAAACTCGCAGGCATCACTTCTAAAATTCGCAGTAGGTCCGCCAACATCGTGAATGTATCCTTTAAAGTCAGAATCCTGCGTCATTTTTTTTGCTTCGGACAAAAGACTTTCGTGGCTTCTAGACTGAATGCGCCGCCCCTGATGAAAAGTTATTGCGCAAAAACTGCAAGCTCCAAAACATCCGCGGCAACTCGTAAGACTAAATTTCACTTCGGAAAGAGCGGGAATTCCCTTCTTGCCATTTGAAGCAGCAACATCATACATTGGATGCCACTTGCGCTCAAAAGGCAGATCATAAATCGAATCAAATTCAGCCTGCGAAAGAGGAAACGCGGATTTTTCCTGAATTACAAACCGGCTTTCTGAAGGCTCGGCAAGAACGCTTCCGTTTATTGCGTCTGTATTTTCTTCCTGAATTTTATAGGACAAAGCGAACATTTCCTTGCTTTCCGGCGTATTTTTGCTTACCTCTTCAAATGAAGGAAGCATTATAGCGTCAGCGGGAACTTCATCTTTTTTTCCAGTGAACCAGCACGTTCCTCTTACGCCACGGATTTTCCGCGCGGAAATTCCTTTATCAAGCTGAGATGCAATTTCAAGAAGAGCTTTTTCGCCCATTCCGTAAATAAGAAGATCAGCTTTTGAATCCAGAAGAACAGAATGCTTTACCGTGTTTGACCAGTAGTCATAGTGAGCAGTGCGGCGCAGGCTTGCTTCAATTCCGCCGATAATAACATTTACGCCCTTATATGCTTCGCGGATTTTTGCCACGTATTGAATTACAGCTCTGTCCGGCCGATGACCTTTTTCGCCTCCGTGGGAATACGAATCTTCTGAGCGAGGCTTGTTGTTCGCAGTGTAATTTGAAACCATGCTGTCCATTGCGCCTGCTGTTACAAGAAACGAAAGACGAGGCTGACCAAGAGCTTTAAAATTTTCCGCAGATTTCCAGTCCGGCTGGCACAAAATTCCTACAGAATATCCGCGGGATTCCAAAAGCCGTCCCAAAAGAGCCGCTGCAAAAGAGGGATGGTCAACATAAGCGTCTCCAGAAACAAAAACAAAATCAAGCTGACCTATTCCGCGCTCTTCAAGGTCTTTCCTGCAAACTGGCAAAAACATTGTTCTACTATACTTTAGTTTTTGGTTAAAATCCATAATTTTAAAGCAAAATTGTATCGCCATTATTACCCGAATTTTCAAGCTGATTAACAGTTAATCAGTTATAGAGTTCTTCTATAGCTCAATATAAAAAAACAGTATAAATAAACCTATTGAATCAATAGGAAATAATCATTATTGTTTCCTCATCGCGCGGAAAAATTCACTCTTGATTACGATTGGAGGAAAATATGTCAAACAAAAAGCAGCTTGTGCTTGACGCATTGAACAATAAACCAACAGAACGTGTTCCTGTGGGATTTTGGTTTCATTATACAAAAAACGAAATGCTCCCGGTTTCAGAAAATCCAGAAATGAGAAAACAAAACTTGGACGGACACAAAAAATTCGTTCAGGAATTCAAGCCGGACTTTGTAAAACTTATGAGCGACGGATATTTCTTTGAGCCAAAGACAGCAAAGTTTCTTCACAATGTAAAATCCGCAAAAGAGCTTTACGAGCTAAAGCCGGTTTCCAAAAACGACAGCTGGATATCAGAGCAGGTTTCGCTTGTAAAGGAACTTACTTCTTCGTTCGTGAATGAAGTATCTTCATTTATAAAAAACAGCGAAATACCGGCAAGACACGTAAACCTGCACAAAAAAATCATAAAATAATAAACAATTTAAACAATTTTTTTCATATAAATCTCCAATTTAATAAACTGATGTTTAATGTGCAAAAAATTTCAAAATTATTTCGATTGAATTAATTGTAAAAGCCGAAGACATAATCGCCCCGAACGTAAAAGCCGCAAACCTGAACAGATTTTCTGGCGCAAAGAATTTTTGAATTCCTTTTGCAAGCTTCGTTTTTGGCACAGGCGCACAGCATCCCTTATTAAATCTAAACTGATAAGAAATTGCTTTTTCAGGACAAACCGCAACGCATTCTCCGCATTTTGCACAAGTAATTTCCGGCGAATTTTTTTTCTGCTGAATTGTTGCAACATCGATTGCTCCAAACAGACAAGCCTGCGCACATTTCATGCAGCCTTTGCATTTTTCAGTGTCAATGCGCATTTTGAATGGACTTAGTTTGTCAGTCAAAGAAGCAAATGCACCAAATGGACAAAGCATACTGCACTGTGTCCTGCGCTTAGTCAAAATCGGAAGCACAACTACAAGCCCCAAGAAAAGCCCTATAAAAATAATTCCCGCAATAAGTCCAGGAATTGTCGTCATAGGAAAAAATTCCGTCACAATTTTATACGGGCAGAACCAGTCGCAATAAAGAGCCGACATAGTTCCAAAACAGGCAAGAACCAAAAAGAACAAAAATCCAAACTGAAACTCTCGGATTTCCTTGTTATGAGCCAAAAGATTAAGCCGCCTTTTTTTTGCAATGTGCGAAAAACCTTCATCCCAGCCACCGTAAAAACAAACCCAGGCACACCAGCCGCGCCCAAGAACAAGAGTGAACACAAGCCATATACCAAGCATACTCGCAATTGAAGCAAAATGCCCTGAAACTCTTGCAGGAAAAATCACAGTTTGCGTTGCAAGATAAGACAAAAGTCCCTGCGGAATTACAATATGACAAAACGGAAGCTCGCAAGTTGCAAGAGCCTCGTTGGTAATTGCCATGCTTCCCCTTTCTGCAAAAAGATTCGCAATAAATCCAATGCAAAAAAACACAGCATAAGTTGTCAAAAAAATTCTGCGGTATATGGTTCCGCTTCCTTTCTTTTTGTTTTCTGAAAAAGTCATTCCGCCGTAAATAAACATAAGGAACAAACCATAAAAAATAGATACTGCGGAAAATCCGTTGTTGGCAATTACAAAAAACAAAATGACAATCGACATCAAGCCGCAAAGAATAACTGAAACAATCATCTTTCCCTCTATTAAAAAAACAGTTTTATCAAGCCTTCAAAAATAAGGAAATAAAATCCGATTAAAAGTTGCGCAATACGTGAAATTCTTTTCAGCACAGGAAACATTTTTTGGACAAGCGGAATTCCAAAAAGCGGAAGAAAAAACGGAAGAGTTCCAACGTAAAAGAAAACAAGATAAAAAATTCCTTTAATGCCGGGCAAAAAGACAGAACGAGCAATAGCAGTCCACAAAGGAGCGCAAATATGAAGTCCCACCGCAAGCCCCGTAAAAACCGCAGTCAAAAAATCATTTCCTAGTTTTTTTAAGCCAGCGCATTTGCAGCCATCTTTTTCCCAGGGAAATTTTGCGCCGAATGAATTTAAAAGCAAACTCGCTCCACAAAAAATATAAGCGCATACAGAAAGGCGCCTTGCAAAATACGGATCAAAAAATTCACTTGCAAGAAGACCTGCCGCGCTTAAAGCAACTCCAAGAACAAAATATATCGCAAGCCTTGAAGCCAAAAATAATCCAATCAATCCCGCATTCCGCCTGCAAGAAATTTTTTCTGTTCCGAATAAAAACGGAATCAGCACAGGACCGCAGTACATTGCGCAGTAAGTTCCTGTTGAAAGCCCCAAAAGCACAGCCTCTAAAATCATTTTCAACCTCCAGCTTTTTAGCAGAACTTTACAGGCTGACAAAAAAATAGAAAAGATGATTTTAAGCGACTTGCAAAAACAAGAATGTAAGCTGCAAAATTTTAAAGGTGAAAATAAGAGGGAATAAAAAAAGGCGACCCCAAAGCCGCCTTTTACACTTTTTAATTAATTGTTTTATTTCTCAACTTCTGTACACTTTAGATGCAAATCATCCAATTGGCTTTGGTCAACCGCGCTTGGGCATTCGTCCATCGGCGACATTGCAAGGTTGTTCTTCGGGAAGGCGATTACTTCGTGGATGCTTTCCTCGTGGCACATGAGCATTATAAGGCGGTCAAGGCCTGGGGCGATTCCTCCGTGCGGCGGCGCTCCGAACTTGAATGCCTGTACCAAGAATCCGAACGCTTTTTCTGCACGCTCGCGGCTGTAGCCTACGATTTCAAAGATGCGTTCCTGCAGCGCCGGGTCGTTGATACGCATTGAGCCTGAGGCAAGCTCGTAGCCGTTCAGGACAAGGTCGTAAAGGTCGCCTTTTACAGAACCCGGGTCGCTTTCCAAAGTGTCCCAGTATTTTTTCTGCGGAAGCGTGAACATGTGGTGCTCTGTTTCCCAGTGGTTTTCTTCCTCGTTCCATGCAAAGTACGGGAAGTCGATAATCCATGCGAAGTGGAATTCGTCTTTCGGGTTGTAAAGGTTCAGGTCTTTTCCAAGCTGCTTGCGGACCGCTCCGAGCGCAACGCACGCTGTCTGCCATTTTTCGTCGCTTACAAACAAAAGAAGGTCGTTCTTTTCCGCTCCAAGCCTTGAGCAGATTTCCGCTTCTTTTCCGGCGAAGAACTTTGAGATTCCGCCTTCAAATTTTCCTTCCGCGTCAACCTTCATCCAGGCAAGGCCTTTAGCGTGGTTGATTTTTGCAACTGCTTCAAGCGCTTCAATGTGCTTTCTTGAATATTTGTCCGCGGCGTTCTTTACAACAAGGGCTTTAAGTCCGCTTCTCTTGTGTCGCTCGATGTTCTTGTCTGCGTTTGCGGCTCCAGCCTTGAATGCGTTAAAGTCGCTCAAATCCGCCATAAAAGCCGCGTCCTGCATCTTCATGTCAAAGCGCAAGTCCGGCTTGTCGCTTCCGTAAAGGTCAAAAGCATCGTCCCAGCTGATTCTGTCAAAATGAACCGGAAGCTCGTAGTTCAGGGTTTTCTTGAAAATGTGGCGCATAAGCTCTTCTGTTGTGTCCAGAACTTCCTCGCGGTTTGTAAAGCTCATTTCCATATCAATCTGGGTAAATTCCGGCTGGCGGTCTCCGCGGGCATCCTCATCGCGGTAACAGCGCGCAATCTGGAAATACTTGTCAAATCCCGAAACCATCAGAAGCTGCTTGTAAAGCTGCGGCGACTGCGGCAAAGAATAGAATTTTCCCGGATGAACACGGCTCGGAACAAGGTAGTCGCGCGCGCCTTCCGGTGTTGATTTAATAAAAGTAGGAGTTTCAATTTCCAAAAAACCCTTGGAAGTCAAAAATTCGCGTGTGGCAAAAGTTACAGCCGAACGCAAGATGATGTTGTGCTGCATAGGTTCGCGGCGCAAATCAAGATAGCGGTATTTTAGGCGCAAATCCTCGTTCGCAACAACAAGAGTTCCATCCTTCTGGCGGACTTCTTCAATGCTAAAAGGCAATTCCTGCGACGTTGTAAAGATTTCTATGTCGCAAGCTTCAACTTCAATCTCGCCGGTCGCCATGTCCTTGTTCACGTCTTTTTCAGCACGTGCGGCAACAACGCCTTCAACAGCGATACAATATTCCGACTTTAAGGAAGCGGCGATTTTTTTAACTTCGTCCGAAGCGTTGTCGCCAACCATTACCTGAGTAATTCCATAGCGGTCGCGCAAACGGATAAAAATAAGTCCGCCAAGGTCGCGCGTTCGGCTGACCCAACCGTTCAATACAACTTTCTTGCCAACGTCAGCCTTAGTAAGCTCGCCGCAAGTTACAGTTCGTTTAGAATTTTCCATAAGATATTCCTTTTTGCCGCGGCATGAATCCGCGTTGATTTGTTTTTGCGAAAATTTTTCAAAAAAATATTTTAATGTTTCACACTTTTTTTTACAACAACCTTACAGCTGCACTGAACGGATTCAGACCTTGAACGCACCTTTCTCTGCAAGGCTTAGGAACGCTTTTACAACTTCAGGGTCAAATTGCTTGCCGCTGTTCATTTTAAAGTCCTCTATGATTTTTTCCAGCGAAAAAGCCTTTCTATAGCAACGGTCTTGACTCATGCAGTCAAAAACGTCAGCAACAGAAATAATGCGCACAATTTCCGGGATTTCTTCTCCTTTAAGACCTTTCGGGTAGCCTGTGCCGTCAATCCGCTCATGGTGATAAAGAGCGGCAAGGCAAGCATCAGGAATCAATGTAAGTTCCTTTAGAAGATTATAGCCAGTTGTTGTGTGGCTCTGCATAATCTTGTATTCGTCATCAGTAAGTTTTTCTGGCTTTCTTATAATTTCGTCAGGAATACCAATTTTTCCGCAATCATGGAAAAGCCCGCAGTAATAGGCGTTAAGGCATTCATCTCTAGACTTGCCCATTTCCTTT contains the following coding sequences:
- the hisIE gene encoding bifunctional phosphoribosyl-AMP cyclohydrolase/phosphoribosyl-ATP diphosphatase HisIE, whose translation is MVISSIDLKGGHVVQLKNGKDLVLQRDDADSLISEFNKYGEVAVIDLDAALGNTDEKGNTANTDLLKSLLRRGNVRVGGGIRTVKKARELVSLGAEKVIIGSAAWNLDRKNGGSILNTEFLDELASSIGKQRIIISVDAINGKIAVKGWTETADISLIEGAHEAEKYASELLFTCVEKEGCMQGTDMDMVKQLRGSVKCRVVAAGGVNSLEQIVQLEKLHCDVQLGMALYTGAVNLKESFISCIDWEKTNGMVPIIAQSPAGEVLMMGYSNKEALEKTFELGKLTFFSRTRNTLWTKGETSEHFLELVKMRADCDRDTILATVIPHGGVCHTGSFNCFSSEADEKSSMERLYGTIAERFANPRPGSYTATLNDKRVREKILEEAEELTEAEGKDEVIWEAADLLYFASVLMYKEGVTWQDVYNELDRRHKK
- a CDS encoding dihydroorotase translates to MQNAVLIFNARLVDANTDKKNAAVLLANGKIKSFPDKASLKKLLNDDSVSKFDAKGLCVLPSFIDMHSHFRDPGLTQKEDIETGSSAAADGGFSTCVLMPNTNPVVSSQEQAEVNNKKAFEFGRCRTIQAVSITKNFDGKTISHLESLDQKKVPVISEDGKEVCSSSVMLEAMKIAAKKKIVVSCHCEDSFLAESARPFRKAALELLSKENISPAEKKEAANNLRKADSLLACAEDTATFRNLRLAKDAGCHIHLCHVSTAACVEAAKKARQEGVDVTFEITPHHIFMNGEKAPGIFNIVNPPLRSENDRLALIQALKDGSANCIATDHAPHTALDKKNGSPGFSGLETAFSACYTMLVKEHGMSLKKLSELMSANPARILGLKNEGLLKEGFAANLVLVDLERQWTVRGQKFASKGKFTPLEGKKLFGFIKETLFNGNIVFSSL
- a CDS encoding ABC transporter substrate binding protein, producing MAKKRFFSILMGIASFLLLSSVLSLCFFLYRNRLSSTLVNTKLKNPRANVLFLSSMPNSYVVKLQKKGIRNVFLKNNINVDVEYFEPDDFYDKKLPEFLKERVKFLQQETKYDAVLVSGSNSCNFVERNSDSLFAGIPIVFFCIESNIRAERLYEKKNFWGIGTTRFLADTISVARKLFPSAEHYVAIYDKSDASYENYNVFINASEKIPNIKFSGIDASAFTKSQIARQLSALDDKTVVFYLGASKDADGIKYSMEEQANFIVNNTSAPVFSHNANGVGFGFLGGKMVDYEKAGALAAKIVLDIIDGEKYIPFQRIKDGKFIFDYKIIEERKLNLSAFPLDSVFVNIHDQMQKNRRGVLFGMIGVAVSLFIFIAVSLILIISQVKDSYELRRSNLKMEYMLGHDSLTDLPNRFKTQAVFNDIQKSGKNFSLVLFDIDDFKNINDFYSHACGDIVLKTIASRLKSYSAGKDIFVSRFGGDEFLVLYLEKQLNEDSIEIHELRAILKSPINYAESNIHIQSSLGIVNSNDDEMEKMIQNADIALYRAKNSGKNKSVFFNEKMRDRIFENNRISRILDDAIANDGIWVAYQPQIDVETGEIHGYEALMRLKNTKVSPAQFIPIAEETGRIIKIDRILTEKVVRQMAEWREHGIPLYKVSINYSYSQVSDVHYVDFLEELLKRYNIPPELICIEITESLFISNKEAVSKLLNEFVKRGISLALDDFGTGYSSLSYLTFLPINVVKIDKSLVDNYLSNEKGDFIKNIVRLVHSLAMKLTVEGVEHQWQNEKLKTFHCDYIQGYYYSKPISGAEIEDFNRKFRSIG
- a CDS encoding YgiQ family radical SAM protein, whose amino-acid sequence is MFLPVCRKDLEERGIGQLDFVFVSGDAYVDHPSFAAALLGRLLESRGYSVGILCQPDWKSAENFKALGQPRLSFLVTAGAMDSMVSNYTANNKPRSEDSYSHGGEKGHRPDRAVIQYVAKIREAYKGVNVIIGGIEASLRRTAHYDYWSNTVKHSVLLDSKADLLIYGMGEKALLEIASQLDKGISARKIRGVRGTCWFTGKKDEVPADAIMLPSFEEVSKNTPESKEMFALSYKIQEENTDAINGSVLAEPSESRFVIQEKSAFPLSQAEFDSIYDLPFERKWHPMYDVAASNGKKGIPALSEVKFSLTSCRGCFGACSFCAITFHQGRRIQSRSHESLLSEAKKMTQDSDFKGYIHDVGGPTANFRSDACEFQKKNGACKNRDCLGVSPCQNVKADHKDYIELLKKLRSLPNVKKVFIRSGIRFDYLMLDKDKTFLYELCKHHVSGQLKVAPEHVSDKVLALMRKSTHAVYEKFSAEYAKANKELGLKQYLVPYYIAGHPGAGIPEAIETALYLKKTGFVPDQVQDFYPTPGSLATCMYYTGLNPHEKKSDGKFKEVYVARGGHERRLQRALLQFNKKENAQLVKEALIQAGRADLIKILL
- a CDS encoding 4Fe-4S binding protein, with the translated sequence MIVSVILCGLMSIVILFFVIANNGFSAVSIFYGLFLMFIYGGMTFSENKKKGSGTIYRRIFLTTYAVFFCIGFIANLFAERGSMAITNEALATCELPFCHIVIPQGLLSYLATQTVIFPARVSGHFASIASMLGIWLVFTLVLGRGWCAWVCFYGGWDEGFSHIAKKRRLNLLAHNKEIREFQFGFLFFLVLACFGTMSALYCDWFCPYKIVTEFFPMTTIPGLIAGIIFIGLFLGLVVVLPILTKRRTQCSMLCPFGAFASLTDKLSPFKMRIDTEKCKGCMKCAQACLFGAIDVATIQQKKNSPEITCAKCGECVAVCPEKAISYQFRFNKGCCAPVPKTKLAKGIQKFFAPENLFRFAAFTFGAIMSSAFTINSIEIILKFFAH
- a CDS encoding urease accessory protein UreH domain-containing protein, whose product is MILEAVLLGLSTGTYCAMYCGPVLIPFLFGTEKISCRRNAGLIGLFLASRLAIYFVLGVALSAAGLLASEFFDPYFARRLSVCAYIFCGASLLLNSFGAKFPWEKDGCKCAGLKKLGNDFLTAVFTGLAVGLHICAPLWTAIARSVFLPGIKGIFYLVFFYVGTLPFFLPLFGIPLVQKMFPVLKRISRIAQLLIGFYFLIFEGLIKLFF
- the aspS gene encoding aspartate--tRNA ligase — its product is MENSKRTVTCGELTKADVGKKVVLNGWVSRTRDLGGLIFIRLRDRYGITQVMVGDNASDEVKKIAASLKSEYCIAVEGVVAARAEKDVNKDMATGEIEVEACDIEIFTTSQELPFSIEEVRQKDGTLVVANEDLRLKYRYLDLRREPMQHNIILRSAVTFATREFLTSKGFLEIETPTFIKSTPEGARDYLVPSRVHPGKFYSLPQSPQLYKQLLMVSGFDKYFQIARCYRDEDARGDRQPEFTQIDMEMSFTNREEVLDTTEELMRHIFKKTLNYELPVHFDRISWDDAFDLYGSDKPDLRFDMKMQDAAFMADLSDFNAFKAGAANADKNIERHKRSGLKALVVKNAADKYSRKHIEALEAVAKINHAKGLAWMKVDAEGKFEGGISKFFAGKEAEICSRLGAEKNDLLLFVSDEKWQTACVALGAVRKQLGKDLNLYNPKDEFHFAWIIDFPYFAWNEEENHWETEHHMFTLPQKKYWDTLESDPGSVKGDLYDLVLNGYELASGSMRINDPALQERIFEIVGYSRERAEKAFGFLVQAFKFGAPPHGGIAPGLDRLIMLMCHEESIHEVIAFPKNNLAMSPMDECPSAVDQSQLDDLHLKCTEVEK